The Sulfurospirillum halorespirans DSM 13726 genome has a window encoding:
- a CDS encoding GGDEF domain-containing protein, translating to MKRIPSIMLKKPILLGSITFVVNLFISSIPVLILHEKHLEQNKNMFSISTLLDNQHLLEQQAIVNSALFYSFLFSITLSILIVFLTTFLKKSYLEVENLSHYDGLTKLYNRLMFMEIFQKEIQKVKRTKNHLFLVILDIDDFKPINDTYGHLVGDDAIKTTADTLQRLLRESDTIARFGGDEFIICIVDPDKEAASTIVNRILNEFNHKMIPVIRNNEIQDLQINLSIGYTAYKNEDDFKTMLQRADQALYISKEAGKNTATYIA from the coding sequence ATGAAAAGAATACCGAGCATTATGCTTAAGAAGCCTATTTTATTAGGCTCAATCACATTTGTTGTCAATCTTTTTATCAGTTCAATACCCGTTTTAATTCTGCATGAAAAACATCTCGAACAGAATAAAAATATGTTTTCTATCTCGACGCTTTTAGATAACCAGCATCTTTTAGAGCAGCAAGCGATTGTCAATAGTGCCCTTTTTTATTCCTTCTTATTTTCCATTACCCTCTCTATCTTAATTGTTTTTTTGACCACATTTTTAAAAAAATCTTACCTTGAAGTTGAAAACCTCTCCCATTACGATGGACTGACAAAATTGTACAACCGTTTAATGTTTATGGAGATTTTTCAAAAAGAGATTCAAAAAGTTAAACGCACAAAAAATCACCTCTTTTTGGTGATTTTAGATATTGATGATTTTAAACCTATTAATGATACCTATGGGCATCTTGTAGGTGATGATGCGATTAAAACAACCGCTGATACCTTGCAACGTCTTTTACGAGAATCTGATACCATTGCACGTTTTGGTGGCGATGAGTTTATTATCTGTATTGTTGATCCGGATAAAGAGGCTGCTTCAACCATTGTCAATCGCATCTTAAATGAATTTAACCATAAGATGATCCCCGTAATACGCAATAATGAGATACAAGACCTTCAAATCAATCTGAGCATTGGCTACACCGCGTACAAAAATGAAGATGATTTTAAAACGATGCTTCAACGCGCCGATCAAGCGCTTTACATCTCTAAAGAAGCCGGCAAAAACACCGCTACGTACATTGCTTAA
- a CDS encoding valine--tRNA ligase: MSEKSTVYNPKEIEERFYAIWEQRGYFEIDGNKMIQEEGKNFCIMMPPPNVTGSLHIGHALTFTLQDIITRYKRMDGFKTLWQPGMDHAGIATQNVVEKQLLAQGIKKEELGREKFLEKVWEWKAYSGGQIFNQMRKLGTSPAWSRERFTMDDGLKNSVKKAFVKYYKEGLIVRGNYMVNWCTHDGALSDIEVEYETHKGKLYHLKYFLKDSKECLVVATTRPETYFGDTAVMVHPDDERYKHLVGQKVILPLIGREIEIIADEHVDMSFGTGCVKVTPAHDINDYDVGKRHDLEFITIFDSNGILNDYCGEFQGLERLEARSPIMAKLQSEGFVDKVEDYENQVGHCYRCKNVVEPYISKQWFVKKEIAEGAIAKVNEHLAEFYPSHWLNSYNAWMKELRDWCISRQLWWGHQIPVFYCDECGHEWASEKESEHKCPKCKSAKVHQDPDVLDTWFSSGLWPFSTLGWENGDVFKGEKWNESDLKDFYPNTLLITGFDILFFWVARMMFSGEHTLGELPFKDIYLHALVKDEHGQKMSKSKGNVIDPLVTIDEYSADTLRFTLAILAVQGRDIKLSGEKLEQIRNFTNKLYNASRFLLMNANAFPDLETIEIKTALGAYMKSRLAVAMEEVRAHFSDYRFNDAATTLYRFLWGEFCDWGIELSKADKPAIVELGAIFKEAMKLIHPFMPFISEFLYQELSDQTLEESESIMVKRYPHALKQDEKIEKTFELVIEAIVGIRRAKANIDLGNKKIEHAFIKVPDTTNLKDALKYISLLAKVENIDFTETKIANSATDVGDNIEVFIPLDGVDLGPIVERLNNQKIKLEKEIMKLSGMLSNERFVANAPKEVIAENQKGLDDAQSKMAKIESELNSFSI; encoded by the coding sequence ATGAGTGAAAAAAGCACCGTTTACAACCCCAAAGAGATTGAAGAACGTTTTTACGCTATTTGGGAACAAAGAGGCTATTTTGAGATCGATGGCAATAAAATGATTCAAGAAGAAGGCAAAAACTTCTGTATCATGATGCCACCTCCCAATGTCACGGGAAGCCTCCACATCGGACATGCGCTTACCTTTACCTTGCAAGACATCATTACGCGTTACAAACGCATGGATGGTTTTAAAACGTTATGGCAACCGGGCATGGACCATGCAGGCATTGCGACACAAAACGTCGTTGAAAAACAACTTTTGGCGCAAGGCATTAAAAAAGAAGAGCTTGGGCGTGAGAAATTCTTAGAGAAAGTCTGGGAATGGAAAGCGTACAGCGGCGGTCAGATTTTCAATCAAATGCGTAAACTTGGCACCTCTCCTGCGTGGAGTAGAGAACGCTTTACGATGGATGATGGACTCAAAAACTCTGTTAAAAAAGCGTTTGTTAAGTACTACAAAGAGGGTCTTATCGTTCGTGGCAACTACATGGTTAACTGGTGTACGCACGATGGCGCACTCAGTGACATCGAAGTGGAATATGAAACCCACAAAGGCAAACTCTACCATCTCAAATACTTTCTGAAAGACTCCAAAGAGTGTTTGGTTGTCGCCACCACGCGCCCTGAAACCTACTTTGGCGATACCGCCGTTATGGTTCATCCAGACGATGAGCGCTACAAGCATCTCGTGGGTCAAAAAGTTATTTTACCACTGATTGGTCGTGAAATTGAGATTATTGCCGATGAACATGTCGATATGAGCTTTGGAACCGGCTGTGTTAAAGTTACGCCTGCGCATGACATCAACGACTACGATGTCGGTAAGCGCCATGATTTAGAATTCATCACTATTTTTGATAGCAATGGTATTTTAAATGACTACTGTGGTGAATTTCAAGGCTTAGAACGTCTTGAAGCGCGCTCTCCTATTATGGCAAAACTCCAAAGTGAAGGCTTTGTCGATAAAGTTGAAGATTATGAAAACCAAGTGGGTCACTGTTATCGTTGTAAAAATGTGGTGGAACCTTACATCTCTAAACAGTGGTTTGTCAAAAAAGAGATCGCTGAGGGTGCGATTGCAAAAGTCAATGAGCACTTAGCGGAATTTTACCCAAGCCATTGGCTCAATTCGTACAATGCATGGATGAAAGAGCTTCGTGATTGGTGTATCTCTCGTCAACTCTGGTGGGGACATCAAATCCCTGTTTTCTACTGCGATGAGTGCGGACACGAGTGGGCAAGTGAAAAAGAGAGTGAGCATAAATGCCCAAAATGCAAAAGTGCGAAAGTACATCAAGACCCTGATGTACTCGATACATGGTTTAGTTCAGGTCTCTGGCCTTTTTCAACATTAGGTTGGGAAAATGGTGATGTGTTTAAAGGTGAAAAGTGGAATGAGAGTGACTTAAAAGATTTCTATCCCAATACCCTCCTTATCACTGGTTTTGACATTCTTTTCTTCTGGGTTGCACGTATGATGTTCTCAGGCGAACATACACTGGGTGAGCTTCCATTTAAAGATATTTACCTCCACGCTTTAGTTAAAGATGAACACGGGCAAAAAATGAGTAAAAGTAAAGGCAACGTGATCGATCCATTGGTGACGATTGATGAATACAGTGCCGACACCTTGCGTTTTACCCTCGCCATCCTTGCGGTTCAAGGTCGCGACATTAAACTCAGCGGCGAAAAACTGGAACAAATTCGTAACTTCACCAACAAACTCTACAATGCGTCACGCTTTTTACTTATGAATGCAAACGCATTCCCCGATTTGGAAACGATTGAGATAAAAACGGCACTGGGTGCTTACATGAAAAGCCGTTTAGCTGTGGCAATGGAAGAGGTACGCGCTCACTTTAGCGATTACCGTTTTAATGATGCCGCAACGACACTCTACCGCTTCTTGTGGGGCGAATTTTGTGACTGGGGTATTGAGCTGAGTAAAGCAGACAAACCAGCCATTGTGGAGCTTGGAGCTATCTTTAAAGAGGCAATGAAGTTGATCCATCCGTTTATGCCATTTATCTCAGAGTTTTTGTACCAAGAATTGTCTGATCAAACACTTGAAGAGAGCGAATCCATCATGGTAAAACGCTACCCTCACGCACTTAAACAAGATGAGAAAATCGAGAAAACCTTTGAGCTGGTTATCGAAGCGATCGTGGGAATTCGTCGTGCAAAAGCCAATATTGACCTTGGAAACAAAAAAATCGAACATGCGTTTATTAAAGTACCTGATACAACAAACCTTAAAGATGCGTTGAAATACATTAGTTTATTGGCAAAAGTTGAAAATATCGACTTTACAGAGACTAAAATAGCCAACTCCGCAACCGATGTAGGCGATAATATTGAAGTGTTTATTCCCCTTGATGGCGTTGATCTAGGTCCCATCGTTGAGCGACTCAACAATCAAAAAATTAAACTTGAAAAAGAAATTATGAAACTCTCTGGGATGCTCTCCAATGAACGTTTTGTCGCCAATGCCCCCAAAGAGGTCATCGCTGAGAATCAAAAAGGGTTGGATGATGCCCAATCAAAAATGGCAAAAATTGAGAGCGAATTAAACTCATTTAGTATCTAA
- a CDS encoding TRAP transporter substrate-binding protein — protein MRFIVTLMSVMVSVMSFAHAANDDKVYTLTLATTWAEQVPFLGTAPATLAQTVETMSNGRLKIKIDSPNKHKSPFGVMDMVKAGQYDLAYTASYYYKGKDYKLVFFTTVPFGMLISEQYAWYNHGGGKELAEKVYSAHGLISYPMGTTGMQMGGWFKKEIKSLADLKGLKFRIPGQGGEVMAKLGVNAMSTPPGELYTALERNTIDAVEWISPVFDFSMGFHKLANYYYTGWQEPASEIQMLANKKKIEALPADLRAILEVAIRSVGSQLMEQATHANAEAWANIAKEYPNVKVQQFPSDVMAALKKAAHEIEDEQAAKDPVFKEILESQRAYLAKVRPWTLMGEYGYLKQLEK, from the coding sequence ATGCGTTTTATTGTAACCCTAATGAGTGTGATGGTAAGCGTTATGTCATTTGCACACGCAGCCAATGATGACAAAGTTTACACCTTAACACTTGCCACAACATGGGCAGAGCAAGTACCTTTTTTAGGAACAGCGCCTGCAACATTGGCACAAACCGTTGAGACGATGTCCAATGGGCGTTTAAAAATCAAGATTGATTCACCCAACAAACACAAATCCCCTTTTGGCGTTATGGACATGGTAAAAGCGGGTCAATACGACCTTGCCTACACCGCTTCGTACTATTACAAAGGCAAAGACTATAAATTGGTCTTCTTTACCACGGTTCCCTTTGGTATGCTGATCAGTGAACAGTATGCGTGGTATAACCATGGTGGTGGCAAAGAGTTGGCGGAAAAAGTGTACAGTGCACACGGGCTTATCTCTTATCCGATGGGAACAACAGGCATGCAAATGGGTGGATGGTTTAAAAAAGAGATCAAATCATTGGCAGACCTTAAAGGCTTAAAATTCCGCATCCCAGGACAAGGTGGTGAAGTTATGGCAAAACTGGGCGTGAATGCGATGAGCACCCCTCCAGGAGAGCTGTATACCGCACTTGAACGCAATACCATTGACGCAGTTGAATGGATCAGCCCTGTATTTGACTTCTCTATGGGCTTTCATAAACTCGCCAATTACTACTACACAGGATGGCAAGAACCCGCAAGTGAGATCCAAATGCTTGCCAATAAAAAGAAAATTGAAGCGTTACCTGCTGATTTAAGAGCGATCTTAGAAGTGGCGATTCGTTCAGTGGGAAGTCAGTTAATGGAGCAAGCAACGCATGCCAATGCAGAAGCTTGGGCGAATATTGCCAAAGAGTATCCAAATGTTAAAGTCCAACAATTTCCCTCCGATGTCATGGCGGCACTGAAAAAAGCTGCACACGAAATCGAAGATGAACAAGCCGCTAAAGATCCTGTTTTTAAAGAGATTTTAGAGTCACAACGTGCTTACTTAGCAAAAGTAAGACCATGGACACTTATGGGTGAATACGGGTATTTGAAACAACTCGAAAAATAA